In Candidatus Bathyarchaeota archaeon, a single window of DNA contains:
- a CDS encoding multiheme c-type cytochrome, translated as MRQYRYLKNLRKSSLLIVLLSLLFISVIAFPITQLKADSTGTNDCIECHKSSEVLEDVIKDWEKSKHAKNNVTCIVCHEAQSHDPDALSHMGFEITHIVSPNDCARCHSKEAKEFEQSLHSLGAIYYEYLFSGEKLPYIESQMEGGYLLKEGKEMTHAATLRGCQACHGTNMSGKTIDDFTVWPNNGIGRINPDGSRGSCSSCHTRHSFSIAEARHPETCSQCHLGPDHPQMEIFSESKHGNIYFSEGDSWIWAEEDWQAGVDYRTPTCAGCHMSSAPMVPSTHDVSSRLSWELESPVSRRTDNIATNLGVNFSDGSSWEVKQGRMKEVCTQCHSKVWV; from the coding sequence ATGAGACAGTATAGATATTTGAAGAATTTACGGAAATCTAGCTTATTAATTGTGCTTTTATCATTATTATTTATCAGCGTTATTGCATTCCCAATAACACAATTAAAAGCAGATTCAACCGGCACAAATGATTGCATTGAATGTCATAAAAGTTCTGAAGTGCTAGAAGATGTCATAAAAGATTGGGAAAAAAGCAAACATGCTAAGAATAATGTAACATGTATAGTTTGTCATGAAGCACAATCACACGATCCAGATGCACTTTCCCACATGGGATTTGAAATAACGCATATAGTATCACCAAATGATTGTGCAAGATGCCATAGTAAAGAAGCAAAAGAATTTGAACAGAGTTTGCACTCCCTAGGTGCAATATATTATGAGTATTTGTTTAGTGGAGAAAAATTACCGTACATCGAAAGCCAAATGGAAGGCGGTTATCTTTTAAAAGAAGGGAAAGAAATGACTCATGCTGCAACGCTTAGAGGTTGTCAAGCATGTCATGGAACAAATATGTCAGGGAAAACAATTGATGATTTTACAGTCTGGCCAAATAACGGAATTGGAAGGATTAATCCTGATGGAAGTAGGGGAAGTTGCTCATCATGTCATACACGCCATTCTTTCTCCATAGCTGAGGCACGTCATCCTGAAACTTGCTCACAATGTCATCTTGGTCCTGATCATCCGCAGATGGAGATATTTTCAGAGTCCAAACACGGTAACATTTACTTCTCTGAAGGAGATTCTTGGATTTGGGCTGAGGAAGACTGGCAAGCAGGAGTGGATTATCGTACACCCACATGTGCAGGTTGTCATATGTCATCTGCACCCATGGTGCCCTCAACTCATGATGTGAGTTCAAGATTGAGTTGGGAATTGGAGTCTCCAGTATCGAGACGGACGGATAATATCGCAACTAATTTAGGAGTTAATTTCAGCGATGGTAGTTCTTGGGAAGTAAAACAAGGTAGAATGAAGGAAGTCTGTACGCAATGCCACTCCAAAGTATGGGTA